Proteins encoded by one window of Arabidopsis thaliana chromosome 2, partial sequence:
- a CDS encoding HNH endonuclease (HNH endonuclease; FUNCTIONS IN: endonuclease activity, nucleic acid binding; INVOLVED IN: biological_process unknown; LOCATED IN: cellular_component unknown; EXPRESSED IN: 21 plant structures; EXPRESSED DURING: 13 growth stages; CONTAINS InterPro DOMAIN/s: HNH nuclease (InterPro:IPR003615), HNH endonuclease (InterPro:IPR002711); Has 4176 Blast hits to 4176 proteins in 656 species: Archae - 6; Bacteria - 1679; Metazoa - 0; Fungi - 0; Plants - 37; Viruses - 29; Other Eukaryotes - 2425 (source: NCBI BLink).): MAHFSARLKLLSSNDGLSFGVDSRDQFRQSLYMAGGGSPLVPIRMSRLKFCARIFSSYSFPYKRKKIRDLDNTEKNLDIDEDNDEWDFDGDDDGLETDDHLSCFRGLVLDISYRPVNVVCWKRAICLEYMDKADVLEYYDQTVSSPTGSFYIPAVLRVPHLLQVVKRRRVKNSLSRKNILLRDDYTCQYCSSRENLTIDHVMPVSRGGEWTWQNLVAACSRCNSRKGQKTADEAHMKLLKVPKEPKDYDIVAIPLTNAAIRMLRSNKGMPEEWRQYLAKPLSET; this comes from the exons ATGGCACATTTCTCTGCTAGACTTAAGCTTCTCTCAAGCAACGATGGATTATCTTTTGGTGTAGATTCGAGAGACCAATTTCGGCAGAGCCTTTACATGGCCGGTGGTGGATCTCCTTTGGTTCCAATACGCATGAGCCGACTAAAGTTTTGTGCTAGAATCTTCTCATCTTACTCTTTTCCttataagagaaagaaaattaggGATCTCGATAACACCGAGAAAAATCTTGATATTGACGAAGACAACGATGAGTGGGATTTTGATGGAGACGATGATGGTTTAGAGACTGATGATCATCTTTCTTGCTTCAGAGGCTTGGTTCTTGATATTTCATACAg GCCGGTCAATGTGGTTTGCTGGAAGCGCGCAATCTGCCTCGAGTACATGGATAAG GCCGACGTTTTGGAGTATTATGATCAGACTGTTAGTTCTCCTACGGGTTCGTTCTACATACCAGCTGTATTAAGG GTTCCACATTTGCTTCAGGttgttaaaagaagaagagtgaaaaACTCACTTAGCcgtaaaaatattttactacGAGACGATTATACTTGTCA ATATTGTTCTTCGCGAGAAAATTTGACCATTGATCATGTTATGCCGGTTTCTCGAGGTGGAGAATGGACTTGGCAAAACCTA GTAGCTGCATGTTCAAGATGCAACTCAAGGAAAGGACAGAAGACAGCAGACGAAGCACACATGAAGTTACTTAAGGTCCCAAAG GAACCAAAAGACTATGACATTGTTGCAATACCATTAACAAATGCAGCTATAAGGATGCTGAGATCGAATAAGGGCATGCCAGAAGAATGGCGTCAGTATCTGGCAAAACCTTTATCCGAGACATAG
- a CDS encoding HAD-superfamily hydrolase, subfamily IG, 5'-nucleotidase, which produces MTSSRRLLLPLGASLTRGRFSSDQIRNGFLRNFRGFATVTSSEPALANLEAKYAVALPECSTVEDEITKIRHEFELAKQRFLNIPEAINSMPKMNPQGIYVNKNLRLDNIQVYGFDYDYTLAHYSSHLQSLIYDLAKKHMVNEVKSLLAKLVLGLSIVLRIIGCWFSQFRYPDVCTQFEYDPTFPIRGLYYDKLKGCLMKLDFFGSIEPDGCYFGRRKLSRKEIESMYGTRHIGRDQARGLVGLMDFFCFSEACLIADMVQYFVDAKLEFDASNIYNDVNRAIQHVHRSGLVHRGILADPNRYLLKNGQLLRFLRMLKDKGKKLFLLTNSPYNFVDGGMRFLMEESFGFGDSWRELFDVVIAKANKPEFYTSEHPFRCYDSERDNLAFTKVDAFDPKKVYYHGCLKSFLEITKWHGPEVIYFGDHLFSDLRGPSKAGWRTAAIIHELEREIQIQNDDSYRFEQAKFHIIQELLGRFHATVSNNQRSEACQSLLDELNNARQRARDTMKQMFNRSFGATFVTDTGQESAFSYHIHQYADVYTSKPENFLLYRPEAWLHVPYDIKIMPHHVKVASTLFKT; this is translated from the exons ATGACTTCCTCTcgccgtcttcttcttcctctcggAGCATCGCTCACT AGAGGAAGATTTTCTTCCGATCAAATCCGAAATGGATTTCTAAGAAACTTCCGTGGATTCGCCACCGTAACTTCGTCGGAACCGGCCTTAGCCAATCTGGAAGCGAAATATGCCGTAGCGTTGCCAGAATGTTCAACAGTAGAGGACGAGATCACGAAGATCCGTCATGAATTCGAGTTAGCGAAACAGAGGTTTCTTAATATCCCTGAAGCTATTAATAGTATGCCGAAGATGAATCCTCAAG GGATATATGTGAATAAGAATCTGAGATTGGATAATATACAAGTTTATGGATTTGATTATGATTACACTTTGGCACATTACTCTTCTCACTTACAGAGTTTGATCTATGATCTTGCCAAGAAACATATGGTTAATGAGGTAAAATCTCTTTTAGCCAAACTTGTTTTAGGGCTGAGTATTGTTTTGAGAATTATTGGTTGTTGGTTTTCGCAGTTTAGATATCCTGATGTTTGCACTCAGTTTGAGTATGATCCTACTTTTCCAATCCGTGGGTTGTACTATGATAAACTAAAAGGATGCCTCATGAAATTGGATTTCTTCGGTTCAATCGAGCCAGATGGGTGTTATTTTGGTCGTCGTAAG CTTAGTAGGAAGGAAATAGAAAGCATGTATGGAACGCGGCACATAGGTCGTGATCAAGCGAGAGGTTTGGTGGGATTGATGGATTTCTTCTGTTTTAGCGAG GCGTGTCTTATAGCAGACATGgtgcaatattttgttgacGCCAAACTTGAGTTTGATGCCTCTAACATCTACAATGATGTCAATCGTGCTATTCAACATGTCCATAGAAGTGGATTGGTTCATAGAGGAATTCTTGCTGATCCCAACAGATATTTGCTAAAAAAT GGTCAGCTTCTACGTTTCCTGAGAATGCTAAAAGATAAAGGAAAGAAGCTTTTTTTGCTGACCAACTCTCcgtataattttgttgatggCGGAATGCGCTTTCTAATGGAG GAATCTTTTGGCTTCGGAGATTCCTGGCGAGAACTCTTTGATGTTGTGATTGCTAAAGCAAATAAACCAGAATTTTACACATCTGAGCACCCTTTCCG TTGTTATGATTCGGAGAGGGATAATTTGGCATTTACAAAAGTGGATGCATTTGACCCAAAGAAAGTTTATTATCATGGTTGTCTTAAATCCTTCCTTGAAATCACAAAGTGGCATGGCCCTGAG GTGATTTATTTCGGAGATCACTTATTTAGTGATCTAAGAGGGCCTTCAAAAGCTGGTTGGCGAACTGCTGCCATAATTCATGAGCTCGAG cGAGAGATACAGATACAAAATGATGATAGCTACCGGTTTGAGCAG GCCAAGTTCCATATTATCCAAGAGTTACTCGGTAGATTTCACGCGACTGTATCAAACAATCAGAGAAGTGAAGCATGCCAATCACTTTTGGATGAGCTGAACAATGCGAGGCAGAGAGCAAGAGACACGATGAAACAAATGTTCAACAGATCGTTTGGAGCTACATTTGTCACAGACACTGGTCAAGAATCAGCATTCTCTTATCACATCCACCAATACGCAGACGTTTATACCAGTAAACCTGAGAACTTTCTGTTATACCGACCTGAAGCCTGGCTTCACGTTCCTTACGATATCAAGATCATGCCACATCATGTCAAG GTTGCTTCAACCCTTTTCAAAACCTGA
- a CDS encoding HAD-superfamily hydrolase, subfamily IG, 5'-nucleotidase (HAD-superfamily hydrolase, subfamily IG, 5'-nucleotidase; FUNCTIONS IN: 5'-nucleotidase activity; INVOLVED IN: biological_process unknown; LOCATED IN: mitochondrion; EXPRESSED IN: 23 plant structures; EXPRESSED DURING: 13 growth stages; CONTAINS InterPro DOMAIN/s: HAD-superfamily hydrolase, subfamily IG, 5'-nucleotidase (InterPro:IPR008380), Purine 5'-nucleotidase (InterPro:IPR016695); BEST Arabidopsis thaliana protein match is: HAD-superfamily hydrolase, subfamily IG, 5'-nucleotidase (TAIR:AT1G75210.1); Has 35333 Blast hits to 34131 proteins in 2444 species: Archae - 798; Bacteria - 22429; Metazoa - 974; Fungi - 991; Plants - 531; Viruses - 0; Other Eukaryotes - 9610 (source: NCBI BLink).): MTSSRRLLLPLGASLTRGRFSSDQIRNGFLRNFRGFATVTSSEPALANLEAKYAVALPECSTVEDEITKIRHEFELAKQRFLNIPEAINSMPKMNPQGIYVNKNLRLDNIQVYGFDYDYTLAHYSSHLQSLIYDLAKKHMVNEFRYPDVCTQFEYDPTFPIRGLYYDKLKGCLMKLDFFGSIEPDGCYFGRRKLSRKEIESMYGTRHIGRDQARGLVGLMDFFCFSEACLIADMVQYFVDAKLEFDASNIYNDVNRAIQHVHRSGLVHRGILADPNRYLLKNGQLLRFLRMLKDKGKKLFLLTNSPYNFVDGGMRFLMEESFGFGDSWRELFDVVIAKANKPEFYTSEHPFRCYDSERDNLAFTKVDAFDPKKVYYHGCLKSFLEITKWHGPEVIYFGDHLFSDLRGPSKAGWRTAAIIHELEREIQIQNDDSYRFEQAKFHIIQELLGRFHATVSNNQRSEACQSLLDELNNARQRARDTMKQMFNRSFGATFVTDTGQESAFSYHIHQYADVYTSKPENFLLYRPEAWLHVPYDIKIMPHHVKVASTLFKT, translated from the exons ATGACTTCCTCTcgccgtcttcttcttcctctcggAGCATCGCTCACT AGAGGAAGATTTTCTTCCGATCAAATCCGAAATGGATTTCTAAGAAACTTCCGTGGATTCGCCACCGTAACTTCGTCGGAACCGGCCTTAGCCAATCTGGAAGCGAAATATGCCGTAGCGTTGCCAGAATGTTCAACAGTAGAGGACGAGATCACGAAGATCCGTCATGAATTCGAGTTAGCGAAACAGAGGTTTCTTAATATCCCTGAAGCTATTAATAGTATGCCGAAGATGAATCCTCAAG GGATATATGTGAATAAGAATCTGAGATTGGATAATATACAAGTTTATGGATTTGATTATGATTACACTTTGGCACATTACTCTTCTCACTTACAGAGTTTGATCTATGATCTTGCCAAGAAACATATGGTTAATGAG TTTAGATATCCTGATGTTTGCACTCAGTTTGAGTATGATCCTACTTTTCCAATCCGTGGGTTGTACTATGATAAACTAAAAGGATGCCTCATGAAATTGGATTTCTTCGGTTCAATCGAGCCAGATGGGTGTTATTTTGGTCGTCGTAAG CTTAGTAGGAAGGAAATAGAAAGCATGTATGGAACGCGGCACATAGGTCGTGATCAAGCGAGAGGTTTGGTGGGATTGATGGATTTCTTCTGTTTTAGCGAG GCGTGTCTTATAGCAGACATGgtgcaatattttgttgacGCCAAACTTGAGTTTGATGCCTCTAACATCTACAATGATGTCAATCGTGCTATTCAACATGTCCATAGAAGTGGATTGGTTCATAGAGGAATTCTTGCTGATCCCAACAGATATTTGCTAAAAAAT GGTCAGCTTCTACGTTTCCTGAGAATGCTAAAAGATAAAGGAAAGAAGCTTTTTTTGCTGACCAACTCTCcgtataattttgttgatggCGGAATGCGCTTTCTAATGGAG GAATCTTTTGGCTTCGGAGATTCCTGGCGAGAACTCTTTGATGTTGTGATTGCTAAAGCAAATAAACCAGAATTTTACACATCTGAGCACCCTTTCCG TTGTTATGATTCGGAGAGGGATAATTTGGCATTTACAAAAGTGGATGCATTTGACCCAAAGAAAGTTTATTATCATGGTTGTCTTAAATCCTTCCTTGAAATCACAAAGTGGCATGGCCCTGAG GTGATTTATTTCGGAGATCACTTATTTAGTGATCTAAGAGGGCCTTCAAAAGCTGGTTGGCGAACTGCTGCCATAATTCATGAGCTCGAG cGAGAGATACAGATACAAAATGATGATAGCTACCGGTTTGAGCAG GCCAAGTTCCATATTATCCAAGAGTTACTCGGTAGATTTCACGCGACTGTATCAAACAATCAGAGAAGTGAAGCATGCCAATCACTTTTGGATGAGCTGAACAATGCGAGGCAGAGAGCAAGAGACACGATGAAACAAATGTTCAACAGATCGTTTGGAGCTACATTTGTCACAGACACTGGTCAAGAATCAGCATTCTCTTATCACATCCACCAATACGCAGACGTTTATACCAGTAAACCTGAGAACTTTCTGTTATACCGACCTGAAGCCTGGCTTCACGTTCCTTACGATATCAAGATCATGCCACATCATGTCAAG GTTGCTTCAACCCTTTTCAAAACCTGA
- a CDS encoding HAD-superfamily hydrolase, subfamily IG, 5'-nucleotidase, with the protein MPKMNPQGIYVNKNLRLDNIQVYGFDYDYTLAHYSSHLQSLIYDLAKKHMVNEFRYPDVCTQFEYDPTFPIRGLYYDKLKGCLMKLDFFGSIEPDGCYFGRRKLSRKEIESMYGTRHIGRDQARGLVGLMDFFCFSEACLIADMVQYFVDAKLEFDASNIYNDVNRAIQHVHRSGLVHRGILADPNRYLLKNGQLLRFLRMLKDKGKKLFLLTNSPYNFVDGGMRFLMEESFGFGDSWRELFDVVIAKANKPEFYTSEHPFRCYDSERDNLAFTKVDAFDPKKVYYHGCLKSFLEITKWHGPEVIYFGDHLFSDLRGPSKAGWRTAAIIHELEREIQIQNDDSYRFEQAKFHIIQELLGRFHATVSNNQRSEACQSLLDELNNARQRARDTMKQMFNRSFGATFVTDTGQESAFSYHIHQYADVYTSKPENFLLYRPEAWLHVPYDIKIMPHHVKVASTLFKT; encoded by the exons ATGCCGAAGATGAATCCTCAAG GGATATATGTGAATAAGAATCTGAGATTGGATAATATACAAGTTTATGGATTTGATTATGATTACACTTTGGCACATTACTCTTCTCACTTACAGAGTTTGATCTATGATCTTGCCAAGAAACATATGGTTAATGAG TTTAGATATCCTGATGTTTGCACTCAGTTTGAGTATGATCCTACTTTTCCAATCCGTGGGTTGTACTATGATAAACTAAAAGGATGCCTCATGAAATTGGATTTCTTCGGTTCAATCGAGCCAGATGGGTGTTATTTTGGTCGTCGTAAG CTTAGTAGGAAGGAAATAGAAAGCATGTATGGAACGCGGCACATAGGTCGTGATCAAGCGAGAGGTTTGGTGGGATTGATGGATTTCTTCTGTTTTAGCGAG GCGTGTCTTATAGCAGACATGgtgcaatattttgttgacGCCAAACTTGAGTTTGATGCCTCTAACATCTACAATGATGTCAATCGTGCTATTCAACATGTCCATAGAAGTGGATTGGTTCATAGAGGAATTCTTGCTGATCCCAACAGATATTTGCTAAAAAAT GGTCAGCTTCTACGTTTCCTGAGAATGCTAAAAGATAAAGGAAAGAAGCTTTTTTTGCTGACCAACTCTCcgtataattttgttgatggCGGAATGCGCTTTCTAATGGAG GAATCTTTTGGCTTCGGAGATTCCTGGCGAGAACTCTTTGATGTTGTGATTGCTAAAGCAAATAAACCAGAATTTTACACATCTGAGCACCCTTTCCG TTGTTATGATTCGGAGAGGGATAATTTGGCATTTACAAAAGTGGATGCATTTGACCCAAAGAAAGTTTATTATCATGGTTGTCTTAAATCCTTCCTTGAAATCACAAAGTGGCATGGCCCTGAG GTGATTTATTTCGGAGATCACTTATTTAGTGATCTAAGAGGGCCTTCAAAAGCTGGTTGGCGAACTGCTGCCATAATTCATGAGCTCGAG cGAGAGATACAGATACAAAATGATGATAGCTACCGGTTTGAGCAG GCCAAGTTCCATATTATCCAAGAGTTACTCGGTAGATTTCACGCGACTGTATCAAACAATCAGAGAAGTGAAGCATGCCAATCACTTTTGGATGAGCTGAACAATGCGAGGCAGAGAGCAAGAGACACGATGAAACAAATGTTCAACAGATCGTTTGGAGCTACATTTGTCACAGACACTGGTCAAGAATCAGCATTCTCTTATCACATCCACCAATACGCAGACGTTTATACCAGTAAACCTGAGAACTTTCTGTTATACCGACCTGAAGCCTGGCTTCACGTTCCTTACGATATCAAGATCATGCCACATCATGTCAAG GTTGCTTCAACCCTTTTCAAAACCTGA
- a CDS encoding Pectin lyase-like superfamily protein (Pectin lyase-like superfamily protein; FUNCTIONS IN: polygalacturonase activity; INVOLVED IN: carbohydrate metabolic process; LOCATED IN: endomembrane system; EXPRESSED IN: 9 plant structures; EXPRESSED DURING: L mature pollen stage, M germinated pollen stage, 4 anthesis, C globular stage, petal differentiation and expansion stage; CONTAINS InterPro DOMAIN/s: Pectin lyase fold/virulence factor (InterPro:IPR011050), Glycoside hydrolase, family 28 (InterPro:IPR000743), Pectin lyase fold (InterPro:IPR012334), Parallel beta-helix repeat (InterPro:IPR006626); BEST Arabidopsis thaliana protein match is: Pectin lyase-like superfamily protein (TAIR:AT3G48950.1); Has 35333 Blast hits to 34131 proteins in 2444 species: Archae - 798; Bacteria - 22429; Metazoa - 974; Fungi - 991; Plants - 531; Viruses - 0; Other Eukaryotes - 9610 (source: NCBI BLink).) — MEFSINPSTLKMIRTSFCILVVLAISSFSMMEARDLASKGKTNIEYMALNCRKHTAVLTEFGAVGDGKTSNTKAFKEAITKLAPKAADGGVQLIVPPGKWLTGSFNLTSHFTLFIQKGATILASQDESEYPVVAPLPSYGQGRDAAGPTFASLISGTNLTDVVITGNNGTINGQGKYWWVKYRSGGFKGITRPYTIEIIFSQNVQISNITIIDSPAWNIHPVYCNNVIVKGVTILAPIDSPNTDGINPDSCTNTLIEDCYVVSGDDCIAVKSGWDQFGIKVGMPTQQLSIRRLTCISPDSAGIALGSEMSGGIKDVRIEDITLLQTQSAIRIKTAVGRGGYVKDIFARRFTMKTMKYVFWMSGAYNQHPASGFDPKAMPVITNINYRDMTADNVTQPARLDGFKNDPFTKICMSNIKIDLAAEPKKLLWNCTSISGVSSKVTPKPCSLLPEKGAPVDCAFPVDKIPIESVVLNKCSA, encoded by the exons ATGGAGTTCTCTATCAATCCTTCAACTCTAAAG ATGATTCGGACAAGTTTTTGTATATTAGTAGTTTTGGCAATTAGTAGTTTTTCGATGATGGAAGCTCGGGATCTAGCTAGCAAAGGAAAGACAAATATTGAATATATGGCGTTGAATTGTCGAAAACATACCGCAGTTTTGACAGAATTTGGAGCAGTTGGTGATGGAAAGACCTCGAACACAAAAGCGTTCAAAGAAGCCATAACCAAGCTTGCTCCAAAGGCAGCCGACGGTGGAGTGCAACTCATTGTTCCACCAGGAAAATGGCTAACCGGAAGTTTCAACCTCACCAGCCATTTTACTTTGTTCATCCAAAAAGGTGCAACTATTCTTGCTTCTCAG gATGAATCTGAATATCCAGTGGTTGCACCTTTGCCATCATACGGACAAGGAAGAGATGCAGCAGGACCAACATTTGCTAGTCTAATCTCTGGCACAAACCTAACTGATGTTGTTATCACCG GTAACAACGGAACGATCAACGGGCAAGGAAAGTACTGGTGGGTGAAGTATCGCAGTGGTGGATTTAAGGGGATCACAAGACCTTACACAATCGAGATCATCTTCTCTCAAAACGTTCAGATCTCGAACATCACAATCATCGATTCGCCTGCATGGAATATTCATCCTGTATATTGCAACAATGTCATCGTCAAAGGCGTTACCATTCTTGCTCCTATCGATTCTCCTAATACCGATGGAATCAACCCTG aTTCATGCACCAACACATTGATAGAAGACTGTTACGTAGTCTCGGGAGACGATTGCATCGCCGTGAAGAGCGGTTGGGATCAGTTTGGTATCAAAGTCGGCATGCCAACTCAACAATTGTCTATCCGACGGCTCACATGCATCTCTCCCGACAGCGCTGGAATAGCACTCGGAAGTGAAATGTCCGGTGGAATCAAAGACGTTAGAATCGAAGACATTACATTACTTCAGACACAATCCGCTATCCGAATCAAAACCGCGGTTGGTCGTGGTGGTTATGTTAAGGATATTTTCGCCAGGAGGTTCacaatgaaaacaatgaaatacGTTTTCTGGATGAGCGGTGCTTATAACCAACACCCCGCTTCCGGTTTTGATCCCAAGGCTATGCCCGTGATTACGAATATCAACTACCGTGACATGACCGCGGATAATGTCACGCAACCTGCGAGGCTCGATGGGTTCAAGAACGATCCTTTCACAAAGATATGTATGTCGAATATAAAGATTGATTTGGCTGCTGAGCCGAAGAAGTTGTTGTGGAATTGTACAAGCATCTCTGGAGTTTCGAGCAAGGTTACACCTAAACCGTGTAGTTTGTTGCCGGAGAAAGGAGCACCGGTGGACTGTGCTTTTCCGGTTGATAAGATTCCTATTGAATCTGTTGTCCTGAACAAATGCTCTGCTTAG
- a CDS encoding NAD(P)-binding Rossmann-fold superfamily protein (NAD(P)-binding Rossmann-fold superfamily protein; FUNCTIONS IN: coenzyme binding, binding, cinnamoyl-CoA reductase activity, catalytic activity; INVOLVED IN: lignin biosynthetic process, response to karrikin; LOCATED IN: cellular_component unknown; EXPRESSED IN: 19 plant structures; EXPRESSED DURING: 13 growth stages; CONTAINS InterPro DOMAIN/s: NAD-dependent epimerase/dehydratase (InterPro:IPR001509), NAD(P)-binding domain (InterPro:IPR016040); BEST Arabidopsis thaliana protein match is: NAD(P)-binding Rossmann-fold superfamily protein (TAIR:AT4G30470.1); Has 3676 Blast hits to 3671 proteins in 648 species: Archae - 0; Bacteria - 619; Metazoa - 80; Fungi - 341; Plants - 1990; Viruses - 0; Other Eukaryotes - 646 (source: NCBI BLink).) codes for MNQEKTISCCCVLDASTYVGFWILKRLLTRGYSVHAAIRKNGESVLEEKIRDMEANEERLEVYDVDVLDYQSILISLNNCNAVFCCLDNPEGYDEEKEVDLEVRGAINVVEACARTESIEKIVFSSSLTAAIWRDNIGTQKDVDEKCWSDLDFCLKKKLWHALAKTQSEKAAWALAMDRMVNMVSVNPGLIVGPSVAQHNPRPTMSYLKGAAQMYENGVLAYVDVEFVADVHIRAFEDTSACGRYFCFNQIVNTEEEALKLVQTLSPLIPMPPRHEKEMQGSEVYEERLRNKKLNKLVEAGFAC; via the exons atgaatcaagaaaagaccatttcttgttgttgtgttcTTGATGCTTCCACTTATGTTGGTTTCTGGATTCTCAAGAGATTGCTCACTAGAGGTTACTCTGTTCACGCAGCTATCCGTAAAAACG GGGAGAGTGTGCTTGAAGAGAAAATCAGAGACATGGAAGCTAACGAAGAGAGATTAGAGGTTTATGATGTGGATGTGTTAGATTACCAAAGTATCCTCATTTCTCTCAACAATTGTAATGCTGTCTTCTGTTGTTTGGATAATCCTGAAGGGTACGAT gaggagaaggaagtgGATTTGGAGGTGAGAGGAGCTATTAATGTGGTGGAAGCATGTGCAAGAACAGAGAGTATAGAGAAGATTGTGTTCTCATCTTCGTTAACTGCTGCAATTTGGAGAGATAACATTGGAACTCAGAAAGATGTTGATGAGAAGTGTTGGAGTGATCTTGACTTCTGTCTCAAAAAAAAG TTGTGGCATGCTCTTGCGAAGACACAGTCCGAGAAGGCAGCTTGGGCATTAGCCATGGATCGTATGGTCAACATGGTTTCGGTTAACCCGGGCCTCATCGTTGGACCATCAGTGGCTCAACACAACCCAAGACCGACCATGTCTTACCtcaaag GAGCTGCACAAATGTATGAGAACGGTGTGTTAGCGTACGTAGATGTTGAATTTGTAGCGGATGTTCACATTCGAGCATTCGAGGATACTTCGGCTTGTGGTAGATACTTTTGCTTCAACCAAATTGTGAACacggaagaagaagctctcaAGCTTGTACAAACTCTATCTCCTTTAATACCTATGCCACCAAg gCATGAGAAAGAAATGCAAGGAAGTGAAGTTTatgaagagagattgagaaacaagaaactaaacaaGCTGGTGGAAGCTGGATTTGCTTGTTAA